One segment of Sesamum indicum cultivar Zhongzhi No. 13 linkage group LG4, S_indicum_v1.0, whole genome shotgun sequence DNA contains the following:
- the LOC105159817 gene encoding uncharacterized protein LOC105159817 has protein sequence MLRMKEAYVIPNRHIRYAATKAFSATKMTEGSSVHEHGINMLPPMEKLEDLQAGLDNDTYIDVILQLLPPSYDPFLVNYNMNGLEKTINELINMLVQYEATTKKCAPLVLVEEGSTSKAKGKGARCWKRKKAKANDAANTFERSCCPGGDGKR, from the coding sequence ATGCTCCGCATGAAAGAGGCTTATGTGATTCCgaataggcatattagatatgctgcCACAAAAGCATTTTCTGCCACCAAGATGACTGAGGGATCCTCTGTGCACGAGCATGGGATCAACATGCTTCCCCCCATGGAAAAACTCGAGGATCTTCAAGCTGGGCTTGATAATGACACgtacattgacgtgatcctCCAGTTACTTCCTCCCTCTTACGACCCGTTTCTCGTAaactataacatgaatggGCTTGAGAAGACCATAAACGAGTTGATTAACATGTTGGTCCAATACGAGGCAACGACCAAAAAGTGTGCGCCGTTAGTATTGGTTGAGGAGGGTTCGACCTCTAAAGCGAAAGGCAAGGGGGCCAGAtgctggaagaggaagaaggctAAGGCAAATGATGCTGCAAACACTTTTGAGCGCTCTTGTTGCCCAGGTGGGGATGGGAAAAGGTAA